One window of Populus nigra chromosome 5, ddPopNigr1.1, whole genome shotgun sequence genomic DNA carries:
- the LOC133693543 gene encoding uncharacterized TPR repeat-containing protein At1g05150-like has protein sequence MTTRGTRSEKVKRIFQQFDANRDGGLSRDEMAALVVAVNPRVKFSDEQINAILDEVFRTYGEFIDGDKGLTYDGLLRTYDDGAGDVDRDFDALELELNDDNKGSTIEAEASSSSVVDERVIESQKKQRTAAWAVSPNHGIVFDDTWKIVDDLEILIKRLKAKQAKDGKFKADNFDAFSDAGWSRELGPSSEISEKRVFWEESGNDYAAFVRELGALRSRADGARSREEAFDGHMAIGRVLYDHQLFKEALVSFKRACELQPVDVRPHFRAGNCLYVLGRYKEAKEEFLLALEAAEAGGNQWGYLLPQIYVNLGIALEGEGMVLSACEYYREAAILCPTHFRALKLLGSALFGVGEYKAAVKALEEAIFMKPDYADAHCDLASALHAMGEDEKAIEVFQKAIDLKPGHVDALYNLGGLYMDLGRFQRASEMYTRVLAVWPNHWRAQLNKAVSLLGAGETEEAKKALKEALKLTNRVELHDAISHLKQIQKKKVKGNEGANGEGVFVIVEPSKFKTVNGKTTLRQDLAIALQIRVFQRITRLSRCDVELLKKEMSENDVPMSYSGGGVPEKSIRKPNLEEILRRLLNFLKPETFQGAVKVINERILSVLDDTGSGRVDLGMIYAFLAPICSGTPDKRKRVAFDALLWRPVNEGGSQIKRVDAVRYINLLRAIYIPSHGVSEMLELHGEEDSSMVSFKEFLVMFDDPDWGFGIMSTLVKLESGDRNRHGNCVCSVCRYPIIGSRFKEIKSHFSLCSQCYSEGKVSPAFKQDDYKFKEYGSEAEAMKDKCTCLPLQSRNDR, from the coding sequence ATGACGACAAGGGGGACTAGATCAGAGAAAGTAAAGAGGATTTTCCAACAATTTGATGCCAATCGTGATGGAGGTCTCAGCAGAGATGAAATGGCAGCTTTGGTGGTGGCTGTGAACCCTAGAGTTAAGTTTAGTGACGAGCAAATCAATGCGATTCTTGACGAAGTTTTCCGCACTTACGGAGAGTTTATTGATGGCGACAAAGGGTTAACCTATGATGGTTTATTGCGTACCTATGATGATGGAGCTGGTGACGTGGACCGTGATTTTGATGCGCTTGAATTGGAAttgaatgatgataataaaggGAGCACGATCGAGGCGGAGGCGTCGTCGTCGTCAGTTGTGGATGAGAGGGTTATAGAGTCGCAGAAGAAGCAGAGGACTGCTGCGTGGGCGGTTTCGCCTAATCACGGGATTGTTTTTGATGATACGTGGAAAATTGTTGATGATTTGGAGATTTTGATTAAGAGATTGAAAGCGAAGCAAGCTAAAGATGGGAAATTTAAAGCTGATAATTTTGATGCGTTTTCTGATGCTGGGTGGTCAAGGGAATTGGGGCCATCTTCGGAGATCTCGGAAAAGAGGGTGTTTTGGGAAGAGTCTGGGAATGATTACGCGGCTTTCGTGAGAGAATTGGGGGCTTTGAGGAGCAGAGCTGACGGGGCGAGATCGAGAGAAGAGGCATTTGATGGGCATATGGCAATTGGGAGGGTCTTGTACGATCATCAGTTGTTTAAGGAGGCGTTGGTTAGTTTTAAGAGAGCTTGTGAGTTGCAGCCTGTGGATGTTAGGCCACACTTTAGAGCTGGGAATTGTTTATATGTGCTTGGAAGGTATAAAGAGGCTAAAGAGGAGTTTTTGTTGGCGTTGGAGGCAGCAGAGGCAGGTGGGAATCAATGGGGTTATTTGCTTCCCCAGATTTATGTGAATCTCGGGATTGCGCTGGAAGGTGAAGGTATGGTTTTAAGTGCTTGTGAGTATTATAGAGAAGCTGCTATTCTCTGCCCAACCCATTTTAGAGCTTTGAAACTTTTAGGTAGTGCTCTGTTTGGGGTAGGGGAATATAAGGCTGCTGTTAAGGCCTTAGAAGAGGCTATCTTTATGAAACCAGATTATGCTGATGCTCATTGTGATTTAGCTTCTGCTTTACATGCCATGGGTGAGGATGAGAAGGCAATAGAGGTGTTTCAAAAGGCAATTGATTTGAAACCTGGCCATGTGGATGCTTTGTATAATTTAGGTGGGCTGTACATGGATCTGGGTAGGTTTCAAAGAGCTTCCGAGATGTATACTAGGGTTTTAGCTGTCTGGCCAAACCACTGGCGGGCACAACTTAATAAGGCTGTCTCGTTGTTGGGGGCTGGGGAGACTGAGGAAGCTAAGAAAGCTTTGAAGGAAGCATTGAAATTGACAAATAGGGTTGAATTGCATGATGCAATATCTCATTTGAAGCAGATACAGAAGAAGAAAGTGAAGGGTAATGAAGGTGCCAATGGGGAGGGAGTGTTTGTCATTGTGGAACCTTCAAAATTTAAGACGGTGAATGGCAAAACGACATTGAGGCAGGACTTAGCTATTGCTCTTCAAATCAGGGTGTTTCAGAGGATTACCAGGTTAAGTCGATGTGATGTGGAACTTTTGAAGAAGGAAATGAGTGAAAATGATGTACCAATGTCTTATTCTGGTGGTGGTGTTCCTGAGAAATCAATACGCAAACCTAACTTAGAGGAAATTCTGCGGAGGTTGCTTAATTTCCTGAAGCCTGAAACCTTCCAGGGGGCTGTCAAGGTAATAAACGAGAGGATCCTCTCAGTTTTGGACGATACAGGCTCAGGCAGGGTGGATTTAGGTATGATCTATGCCTTTCTTGCTCCCATTTGCAGTGGCACTCCTGATAAGCGAAAAAGGGTTGCTTTTGATGCACTTTTATGGCGTCCTGTGAATGAAGGTGGTTCACAGATTAAAAGGGTTGATGCTGTTCGTTACATCAATTTACTGAGGGCTATTTATATTCCTTCTCATGGAGTTAGTGAAATGCTAGAGCTTCATGGAGAAGAAGATTCTTCAATGGTGTCTTTCAAGGAGTTTCTTGTGATGTTCGATGATCCTGATTGGGGCTTTGGTATTATGTCAACTCTGGTGAAGCTCGAATCTGGGGACAGGAACCGCCATGGAAATTGTGTTTGCTCAGTTTGCCGCTACCCAATTATTGGGTCCCGCTTCAAGGAGATAAAATCTCATTTTAGTCTATGTAGCCAGTGTTACAGCGAGGGGAAGGTGTCTCCTGCATTTAAGCAGGATGATTACAAATTCAAAGAGTATGGAAGTGAGGCTGAAGCGATGAAAGATAAGTGCACGTGTCTCCCTTTGCAATCTCGTAATGATCGGTAA
- the LOC133695114 gene encoding uncharacterized protein LOC133695114: MGKKKFIDKKKAATFQLFARDSSDPNFDGTDRVFVRVDNNPYTVESLLPGNKISSNSHFDDDPNSIFADAPDDMEDGGNGSFGNSANFGGVFFGESSSEPFPEDVRREILELGFPDDGYNYLLHLREIKSTVNGSGFFQNPKAKLDQLPHDVKAYDASRLKVSELKSEDRDDKSIYHVASKSVGVRVQKAVDPEVAALLDDSDLSRFGSDVEDLEEDFVVRANLPEGEDDLDAGDLVEGSKVINEGINEYVNYGRENVVDRSGVEKAINASVEVRGDFGNEKQRVRRPLDEQFDLLESQEYGTDGEGDEYDGYIGEEDEFLAGKLEHALNDHAVDDLELDEKYEVPADLLHGNDRPKDKELLESAAAVIRRCREYGKKYENEDEDKEVIIEEESSDESEKWDCETIVSTYSNLDNHPVKIGAPETARKKMLSKAVIGALNASSHVIALGGKEKLPVDFLPRRKPAAERVKGAPSLQVEQQKRKQQGQETKDEKKERKAAVKEEKREARRVKKEIKGLYRCEAQRAQKAAAVAGPSSIHLV, translated from the exons ATGGGGAAGAAGAAATTCATCGACAAGAAAAAAGCCGCAACTTTCCAATTATTCGCACGCGATTCCTCCGATCCCAATTTCGACGGCACTGACCGAGTTTTCGTGCGAGTCGATAACAATCCCTACACAGTAGAAAGCCTCTTGCCCGGCAACAAAATCTCCAGCAACAGCCACTTCGATGACGATCCTAATTCAATTTTCGCCGACGCGCCGGATGATATGGAGGATGGAGGCAATGGTAGCTTTGGTAATTCCGCGAACTTTGGAGGGGTTTTTTTTGGTGAGTCATCCTCGGAGCCTTTCCCAGAAGATGTTAGGAGAGAGATTTTGGAATTAGGGTTTCCCGATGATGGTTATAATTATTTACTTCACTTGAGAGAGATTAAAAGTACCGTTAATGGCTcgggtttttttcaaaatcctaAAGCCAAGCTTGATCAGCTTCCTCATGATGTTAAG GCTTATGATGCATCGAGACTAAAAGTGTCGGAATTGAAAAGTGAGGATAGGGATGATAAGTCGATTTACCATGTAGCTTCGAAGAGTGTTGGCGTTAGGGTTCAGAAAGCTGTTGATCCTGAAGTAGCGGCATTGCTGGATGACAGTGATTTGTCGCGGTTTGGTTCCGATGTTGAGGACTTGGAGGAGGATTTTGTTGTTCGTGCGAATCTTCCTGAGGGAGAGGATGATTTGGATGCTGGTGATTTGGTTGAGGGATCGAAGGTGATTAATGAAGGGATCAATGAATATGTTAACTATGGTCGAGAAAATGTAGTGGATCGCAGCGGGGTAGAGAAAGCAATCAATGCTTCAGTGGAGGTAAGAGGTGATTTCGGAAATGAAAAGCAGCGAGTTCGTCGTCCTTTGGATGAACAATTTGATTTG CTTGAAAGTCAAGAATATGGCACTGATGGTGAAGGTGATGAATATGATGGTTACATAGGTGAAGAAGATGAATTTCTAGCTGGCAAGCTTGAACATGCCCTTAATGATCATGCAGTCGATGACCTGGaacttgatgaaaaatatgaggTTCCTGCAGATTTATTGCATGGAAATGATAGACCAAAAGACAAAGAACTATTAGAGTCAGCAGCTGCTGTCATTCGCCGCTGTAGAGAATATGGGAAGAAGTATGAAAATGAGGATGAAGATAAAGAGGTTATTATTGAAGAGGAAAGTAGTGATGAGTCAGAAAAGTGGGATTGTGAGACTATTGTCTCAACATATTCAAATCTTGATAACCACCCTGTTAAAATTGGAGCTCCAGAAACTGCTAGAAAGAAGATGTTGTCCAAAGCTGTTATTGGGGCTTTAAACGCTTCCAGTCATGTTATTGCCCttggaggaaaagaaaagcttCCTGTAGACTTTTTGCCTCGCAGAAAACCTGCTGCAGAAAGGGTCAAGGGTGCGCCTAGCTTACAAGTGGAGCAGCAAAAGAGGAAGCAACAGGGTCAGGAGACAAAGGACGAGAAGAAAGAACGAAAG GCTGCTGTAAAGGAGGAAAAGCGTGAAGCTCGACGCGTGAAAAAGGAGATAAAGGGGCTCTACCGGTGTGAAGCACAGCGTGCTCAGAAAGCTGCTGCTGTAGCAGGCCCATCTTCCATTCATCTTGT GTAA
- the LOC133695177 gene encoding uncharacterized protein LOC133695177, with translation MSSRSRSSSRSQGMGRSRSRSRSPRDRRFRSQRNSYRDGPYRRETHRERDRDRGFSQTNLCHNCKRAGHFARECPNAAVCNNCGLPGHVASECTTQLQCWNCREPGHVASNCPNEGTCHACGRSGHRAKDCPNPEPSPGDVRLCNNCYKPGHFAADCTNDKACKNCRKTGHMARDCQNEPVCNLCNISGHVARQCTRGNSFPDRGGWGRNSSYRDVICRTCNQVGHMSRDCIGPMIICHNCGGRGHRAIECPSGRIAFRRY, from the exons ATGAGTTCACGTAGCAGGAGCAGTAGCAGAAGTCAGGGTATGGGTCGGAGCCGTAGCAGGAGTAGGAGTCCCCGAGATCGCAGATTTCGATCTCAGCGTAATTCCTATCGTGATGGTCCTTATAGGAGGGAGACACACCGTGAACGTGACCGTGATCGTGGTTTCAG CCAAACCAATTTGTGCCATAATTGCAAGCGGGCTGGTCATTTTGCAAGAGAATGCCCCAATGCTGCTGTTTGTAACAACTGTGGTCTTCCTGG gcatGTTGCTTCTGAGTGCACCACACAACTGCAGTGCTGGAACTGTCGGGAACCTGGGCATGTAGCAAGCAACTGTCCGAATGAGGGCACCTGCCACGCATGTGGCAGGTCTGGACATCGTGCCAAAGATTGCCCAAATCCTGAGCCTTCACCTGGAGATGTGAGGTTGTGCAACAATTGCTACAAGCCAGGGCATTTTGCTGCTGACTGCACAAATGATAAAGCATGTAAGAACTGCAGGAAAACTGGCCACATGGCACGTGACTGTCAGAATGAGCCTGTCTGCAACTTGTGCAACATTTCTGGGCATGTGGCAAGGCAATGCACAAGGGGAAATAGTTTTCCAGACAGAGGAGGCTGGGGTCGTAATAGCAGTTATCGGGATGTGATTTGCCGTACATGCAATCAGGTGGGGCACATGAGCAGGGATTGTATAGGTCCCATGATTATCTGCCACAATTGCGGGGGGAGGGGCCACAGGGCAATCGAGTGCCCATCAGGGAGAATAGCCTTCCGAAGGTACTGA
- the LOC133694226 gene encoding uncharacterized protein LOC133694226 has product MVAVELRGDEGTNSIAGHTKVNGGGGGGGGGGGGGGGGGGGGGGSFGWGWGGGGGGGGWYKWGCGGKGKGGGGGGGRGDYKLGEFAQCMGKGRCKGMRLDCPLHCGGPCFYDCQHMCKAHCRRP; this is encoded by the exons ATGGTAGCTGTTGAGTTGAGGGGTGACGAGGGAACGAACAGCATTGCTGGTCATACCAAAGTCAAT ggtggtggtggaggaggagggggagggggaggagggggagggggaggcgGTGGAGGTGGCGGGGGCAGTTTTGGATGGGGATGGGGTgggggag gaggaggtggtggttgGTATAAATGGGGGTGTGGTGGGAAGgggaaaggaggaggaggaggaggcggcaGAGGC GACTACAAGCTCGGAGAGTTTGCACAATGCATGGGAAAAGGAAGGTGTAAAGGCATGAGGTTAGATTGCCCTCTTCATTGTGGAGGCCCTTGCTTCTACGACTGCCAACACATGTGCAAGGCTCATTGTCGACGTCCTTGA